One window of the Leptospiraceae bacterium genome contains the following:
- the rpsS gene encoding 30S ribosomal protein S19, translating to MARSVKKGPFIDDHLLKKVLKARETNDRKPIKTWSRRSTILPEMIGLTFLVHNGRRFTPVYVTEQMVGHKLGEFSPTRTYKGHTSLDKKTKKQGK from the coding sequence ATGGCAAGGTCTGTAAAAAAAGGACCTTTTATCGACGATCACCTGTTAAAGAAAGTTCTGAAAGCGAGAGAAACCAATGACAGAAAGCCCATAAAAACATGGTCACGAAGATCTACAATTTTGCCAGAGATGATTGGATTAACTTTCTTGGTTCATAATGGTAGAAGATTTACACCAGTTTATGTCACTGAGCAAATGGTTGGTCACAAATTGGGTGAATTCTCTCCAACTAGAACCTACAAAGGACACACTTCATTAGATAAAAAAACTAAAAAACAAGGTAAGTAG